In Solidesulfovibrio fructosivorans JJ], a genomic segment contains:
- a CDS encoding Nif11 family protein, translating to MSQDAIDQFIEYLRENKDDLILVSGMPLDELIEYAARRGFSFTAEELKARQALVHLVEGT from the coding sequence ATGAGCCAGGACGCCATCGATCAATTTATCGAATACCTGCGTGAAAACAAGGACGACCTGATTTTGGTCAGCGGCATGCCGCTCGACGAGTTGATCGAATATGCCGCCCGGCGCGGTTTCTCCTTTACCGCCGAGGAACTCAAGGCCAGGCAGGCGCTCGTGCATCTCGTGGAAGGAACATGA
- a CDS encoding inorganic phosphate transporter, whose product MHIFSGLDSHTILLLVASLGIALSFEFVNGFHDTANAVATVIYTKSLRARTAVVLSGLCNFVGVHLGGIAVAYSIVHLLPVDLLVSVNTNLGLSMVFSLLVSAILWNFGTWYLGLPASSSHTLIGAILGVGLANAVREGMPFGSGVNWHKAVEVGLSLLISPVMGFVLAGGLLLLLRRYLKNKTLHEPPRGDAPPPFGMRLALIVSGLGVSLAHGSNDGQKGVGLIMLILIGILPGVYALDVDTPSRDVLAVREVAAQFTDYFNAHRLEIEKAYASGKYREPAQNSPAASCGPRGAVTAAEALQVSLAQADTLAALPAADRWNVRTNILCLDDAARLMAEDASPEQREKLRQWREILRRPTEYAPDWVLLAVSMALGTGTMVGWKRIVVTIGEKIGKTKLSYAQGAAAQVVAMATIGLADGMGLPVSTTHVLSSGVAGTMAAGKSGLQMSTLRSIAMAWVFTLPAAMFLGAGLFFLFAMLA is encoded by the coding sequence ATGCACATTTTTTCCGGCCTCGACAGCCACACCATCCTTCTCCTGGTGGCATCCCTCGGAATCGCTCTCTCCTTCGAGTTCGTCAACGGCTTTCACGACACGGCCAACGCCGTGGCCACGGTCATCTACACCAAATCCCTGCGCGCCCGCACGGCCGTCGTGCTCTCGGGCCTTTGCAATTTCGTCGGCGTGCACCTGGGCGGCATCGCCGTCGCCTATTCCATCGTCCACCTGCTTCCCGTGGACCTGCTCGTCTCGGTCAATACCAACCTCGGCCTGTCCATGGTCTTTTCGCTCCTGGTCTCGGCCATCCTGTGGAATTTCGGCACCTGGTACCTGGGGCTGCCGGCTTCGAGCTCGCACACGCTGATCGGGGCCATCCTCGGGGTCGGGCTCGCCAACGCGGTGCGCGAGGGAATGCCGTTCGGCTCGGGCGTCAACTGGCACAAGGCCGTGGAGGTGGGGTTGTCGTTGCTCATATCCCCGGTCATGGGCTTTGTCCTGGCCGGAGGACTGCTGCTGTTGTTGCGGCGTTATCTGAAAAACAAGACTCTGCACGAGCCGCCCCGGGGGGACGCGCCGCCGCCGTTCGGCATGCGGCTGGCGCTTATCGTCTCGGGACTCGGGGTCAGCCTGGCCCACGGCTCCAACGACGGCCAGAAGGGCGTGGGGCTGATCATGCTCATCCTTATCGGCATCCTGCCCGGCGTCTACGCCCTGGACGTCGATACGCCGAGCCGGGACGTCCTGGCCGTGCGCGAGGTGGCGGCCCAGTTCACCGATTATTTCAACGCCCATCGCCTGGAGATCGAAAAAGCCTATGCCTCGGGCAAGTACCGGGAGCCGGCCCAAAATTCACCGGCCGCGTCCTGCGGACCACGCGGCGCGGTCACGGCCGCCGAAGCCCTCCAGGTGAGCCTCGCCCAGGCCGACACCCTCGCCGCCCTGCCGGCAGCCGACCGTTGGAACGTCCGGACCAACATCCTGTGCCTCGATGACGCCGCGCGTCTCATGGCTGAGGACGCGTCGCCGGAGCAGCGGGAGAAACTCCGGCAGTGGCGTGAGATATTGCGCCGCCCCACGGAATACGCCCCGGACTGGGTGCTGCTCGCGGTGTCCATGGCCCTCGGCACCGGCACCATGGTCGGCTGGAAACGCATCGTGGTCACCATCGGCGAGAAGATCGGCAAAACCAAGCTGTCCTATGCCCAGGGGGCCGCGGCCCAGGTGGTCGCCATGGCTACCATCGGCCTGGCCGACGGCATGGGACTGCCGGTTTCGACCACCCACGTCCTGTCCTCAGGCGTGGCCGGCACCATGGCCGCCGGAAAAAGCGGCCTGCAGATGAGCACTCTGCGCTCCATCGCCATGGCCTGGGTCTTCACCCTGCCCGCCGCCATGTTCCTCGGCGCCGGCCTGTTTTTCCTGTTCGCCATGCTGGCATGA
- a CDS encoding amphi-Trp domain-containing protein has product MANKVFKYDGLQEPAVIAEYLEAVRDGFAKGAVTLTQGDQIMELLPKGLVAVTIEGKLKGEDRKLKMTFRWKEREDECDVLDAPLLITPRDPSDA; this is encoded by the coding sequence GTGGCCAACAAGGTTTTCAAATACGACGGGCTTCAGGAACCGGCTGTCATCGCCGAATACCTGGAGGCCGTGCGGGACGGCTTCGCCAAAGGGGCCGTCACGCTCACCCAGGGCGATCAGATCATGGAACTCTTGCCGAAAGGACTGGTGGCCGTGACCATCGAAGGCAAGCTCAAGGGCGAGGACCGCAAGCTCAAGATGACGTTTCGCTGGAAGGAGCGGGAAGACGAATGCGACGTTCTCGACGCCCCCCTGCTGATTACGCCCCGGGACCCCAGCGATGCATGA